The sequence TGCTTGCTTTCAAAAAGTTTAATATTGCTCATGTATTTTTCATATTTCGTTGCTAATTTACAATATTTTTAATGGAATAAATTAATGTCAAATTTACTATTGTATGGCCTTTTGTTAATTAAAGTTTTATCAACATTACGAAAATCATTTATATCTTGCTTGCCAGATAACAAAAAATGAAGAAACGATTTGTTTTGAAATCGACAAGTTTGCATAATACTAAGTAACCTTAAATAATGGATAGTTATGACTGCGCTGTATGATTTTGAAATATCGCCTTGTAGTTTTAAATGTTTCACAATTATTTCCGCAGGATTATTGTGCCATAAAATATCATCGTGATTTAACCTGAATTATTCATAAACCCAAGATTCGGATAAAAAGCCATACCATTTTCAGGACGAAGACGTAAAATTACACAAACCGGGATACTTTGTAAAATATTGATGCAGTCTTTTGCCCGGAAAAAGCTTATGGGTTCAGGTAAAATTCTTCAAAAATCGCCGTTACTAACAGTTATTTGTGGTTATTACCAATGTTCTTCGCGTCCGCTGTGCGGTTTCTGGGGGTTATTCTGTAAATCTGATGATTTGGCTGGTGTTTTCCGGGGTTTTCAACAATGTGCTAACATCGTAACACGTTGAAGATACCCAGGCAATTTGCAACCACTTCCATATCCGGAAACTGTTTTGGGAACTCTATTTTTATCCGGGTCTTCATTTCCTTTATATAGGCGGCAATCTTGATCAGGCGCAACCGGATGGTCTTCATTGTAGCGTTAGCATACCCGGTTGCCCGCAGGGTTTCACTGCGCAGGGCGTGCAAGAGGACATAGGCAGCGGAATGCATGAACAACCGGAACTGATTGGCTTCAAAACGGCTGCACGACATGCGGTCGGATTCCAGGTAGGTTTTGCTTTCCTTGATATACAACTCCATTTGCCCACGTGCACAATAACCTTGTTCATACAGGGCCTTGGTCCTTATGCAACGGATGTCGGTTACCACGTACCGGACATTGGTTCCCTTTTCGCTCACTTCTACTTTTACGATTACGCGTT is a genomic window of Bacteroidota bacterium containing:
- a CDS encoding IS1380 family transposase, with translation FNDYYGEYCYMPLHIYEGLSGKLITTILKPGRRSKTADVFSILHRIIVHLREVWKNTMIIVRGDGHFCSKELMAWTSTCQRVHFLTGLTGNKSLNKLARVTIDSAEKQFKSTGKPVKRYHSFDYAADSWSEPQRVIVKVEVSEKGTNVRYVVTDIRCIRTKALYEQGYCARGQMELYIKESKTYLESDRMSCSRFEANQFRLFMHSAAYVLLHALRSETLRATGYANATMKTIRLRLIKIAAYIKEMKTRIKIEFPKQFPDMEVVANCLGIFNVLRC